The following proteins are encoded in a genomic region of Polyangiaceae bacterium:
- a CDS encoding FIST C-terminal domain-containing protein: MSFFMTSAGYSAAEDASSGVQEAIAAAKEGLSGNAPKLCILAATMDHDAAQIHKAVRTALPGVPIHGATTSLGVLGRSGVVMGSNGGIGVLLFASSDDAAFATGSADFADGPKAAGHKAAAQIVANGPSGKTPRLLFIAATPGKEEQVLEGIHEVLPGVPIFGGSAADHAIQGDWSIFTSSDTKREGVTLAAIFGDDIRVGAAIEGPYEPTANKARVTSANGRTVKALDNRPATEVLHAWIGDAISDQVREGGNLLMQTALNPIGIARGGREDKPFHVLLHPAHAHPEGNIDLFAEAPEGSTVCLMSGTGDSLVGIVDRLVDRCLDTSKLGVQDARGAFLIYCAGCAGALGNRIDEVLSRLSSRLPNVPLLGFCTFGEQGHVPEIGNVHTNLSVALVVVG; encoded by the coding sequence GTGAGTTTTTTCATGACGAGCGCTGGATACAGCGCTGCCGAAGATGCCTCGAGCGGTGTGCAAGAAGCCATTGCTGCGGCCAAAGAAGGTCTTTCTGGGAATGCACCGAAACTGTGCATTCTTGCCGCCACGATGGATCACGACGCGGCCCAAATTCACAAAGCGGTTCGAACTGCTTTGCCCGGTGTACCCATTCATGGAGCGACCACGTCGCTCGGCGTCCTCGGCCGCTCGGGTGTCGTCATGGGTTCGAACGGCGGCATTGGCGTGCTTCTTTTCGCATCGAGCGACGATGCGGCGTTTGCCACGGGCAGCGCTGATTTCGCGGATGGCCCGAAAGCCGCCGGTCACAAAGCTGCCGCGCAAATCGTCGCCAATGGTCCTTCCGGAAAAACCCCACGACTGCTCTTCATCGCCGCCACGCCCGGGAAAGAAGAACAAGTCCTCGAGGGCATCCACGAAGTATTGCCAGGCGTGCCCATATTCGGTGGCAGCGCCGCCGACCACGCGATTCAGGGCGACTGGAGCATTTTCACGAGCAGCGATACCAAACGCGAAGGCGTGACGCTCGCCGCCATCTTTGGCGACGACATTCGCGTCGGCGCTGCCATCGAAGGTCCTTATGAACCGACGGCCAACAAGGCGCGCGTGACGTCCGCCAATGGCCGCACCGTCAAAGCGCTCGACAATCGCCCCGCAACGGAAGTCCTCCATGCATGGATTGGCGACGCCATTTCCGACCAAGTGCGCGAAGGTGGCAATCTCCTCATGCAAACCGCGCTCAATCCCATCGGTATTGCCCGAGGCGGCCGCGAAGACAAACCATTTCACGTGCTCCTTCACCCAGCTCACGCCCACCCCGAAGGCAACATCGATCTTTTCGCCGAAGCCCCCGAAGGCTCGACCGTATGCCTCATGTCCGGCACCGGCGACAGCCTCGTCGGTATCGTCGACCGCCTCGTCGATCGCTGCCTCGATACATCGAAGCTCGGCGTCCAAGACGCTCGCGGCGCATTTTTGATCTATTGTGCCGGATGCGCCGGAGCGCTCGGAAATCGCATCGACGAAGTCCTCTCGCGCCTATCGTCGCGCCTTCCCAATGTGCCGCTGCTCGGGTTCTGCACGTTCGGCGAACAAGGCCACGTGCCCGAAATCGGCAATGTCCACACCAACCTGTCGGTAGCGCTCGTCGTCGTCGGATGA
- a CDS encoding antibiotic biosynthesis monooxygenase, with the protein MYVVCVRIQVLPERVEEFIEATKGNYEGTRTEPGNVRFDVLRGADDPYRFFLYEVYRDETDFKAHQQTPHYLKWRETVAPMMAVPRIGEKYANLFPDPWG; encoded by the coding sequence ATGTACGTCGTCTGCGTCCGCATCCAAGTTTTGCCTGAACGCGTCGAAGAATTCATCGAAGCCACGAAAGGCAACTACGAAGGAACTCGCACCGAACCGGGCAACGTCCGTTTCGATGTCCTTCGCGGCGCAGACGACCCGTACCGGTTTTTCCTGTACGAAGTTTATCGTGACGAAACCGACTTCAAAGCGCACCAGCAAACCCCGCACTATCTGAAATGGCGAGAAACCGTGGCGCCGATGATGGCCGTGCCGCGCATTGGCGAAAAATACGCCAATCTCTTCCCGGATCCCTGGGGCTGA
- a CDS encoding iron-containing alcohol dehydrogenase, with product MQFSFRTTPEILFGAGTLAEAPAIVARTGKRCLLVTGKHSLARSGHLQKLEAALEARGVAFGHFTVDGEPDIAVADDSARFAREGGYDVVLAVGGGSVIDAAKAAAALATNDGVAMDYIEAVGAGRSIDKVPLPLIAVPTTAGSGSEVTKNSVLRIPDLQVKRSIRSDLMIPRVAIIDPALIATTPRSVAASSGLDALTHLIEAYLSKGAQPMTDALVVPGISMAYRALVLLARGQANGESHASMALAALWGGIALANAGLGAVHGLVAPLGGLCSVPHGAGCGCLLPATFAANVHALRSRAPNGPALARADEVARIIVPENEADRSPERAAMALDELRHALAVPPLADYGVTEKDLAGIIAGSRAGSMRHNPIELTDEELDGILRKSLAQSSQ from the coding sequence GTGCAGTTCTCATTTCGGACCACTCCCGAAATTCTGTTTGGCGCAGGCACGCTCGCCGAAGCCCCCGCCATCGTCGCTCGCACCGGTAAACGTTGCTTGCTCGTCACGGGAAAACACTCGCTCGCGCGCTCCGGACACCTGCAAAAGCTGGAAGCAGCCCTGGAAGCACGTGGCGTCGCATTCGGGCACTTCACGGTCGACGGCGAACCGGACATCGCCGTCGCCGACGACAGCGCACGATTCGCTCGCGAAGGCGGCTACGACGTCGTCCTTGCCGTCGGCGGAGGCAGCGTCATCGACGCCGCCAAAGCCGCCGCTGCGCTTGCCACGAACGACGGCGTCGCCATGGATTACATCGAAGCCGTCGGCGCCGGCCGCTCCATCGACAAAGTCCCCCTACCCCTCATTGCAGTCCCGACGACAGCCGGAAGCGGCTCCGAAGTAACCAAAAACAGCGTTCTCCGTATCCCCGACTTACAGGTAAAACGAAGCATCCGCAGCGATCTCATGATTCCGCGCGTAGCGATCATCGATCCGGCCCTCATTGCAACGACACCTCGTTCGGTCGCAGCATCCTCGGGTCTCGATGCTCTCACGCACCTCATCGAGGCATATCTTTCCAAAGGTGCGCAGCCCATGACCGATGCGCTCGTGGTTCCGGGCATTTCAATGGCATATCGCGCGCTCGTATTGCTCGCACGTGGCCAAGCGAATGGTGAATCGCATGCGTCGATGGCATTGGCAGCGCTATGGGGAGGCATTGCGCTTGCCAATGCGGGGCTCGGTGCAGTCCATGGTCTCGTCGCGCCGCTCGGTGGGCTTTGCTCGGTGCCGCATGGAGCTGGTTGCGGCTGTTTGCTTCCGGCTACATTTGCGGCCAATGTGCATGCGCTTCGCTCGCGTGCACCGAATGGCCCGGCCCTTGCACGAGCCGACGAGGTGGCGCGAATCATCGTTCCGGAAAATGAAGCCGATCGCAGCCCTGAACGAGCCGCCATGGCGCTCGATGAATTGCGTCATGCTCTCGCCGTGCCGCCGCTCGCCGATTATGGAGTTACCGAAAAGGACCTTGCCGGCATCATTGCGGGCTCGCGAGCTGGCAGTATGCGGCACAATCCCATCGAATTGACCGACGAAGAGCTCGACGGCATATTGCGCAAATCACTCGCGCAGTCATCACAGTAA